DNA sequence from the Bombus huntii isolate Logan2020A chromosome 7, iyBomHunt1.1, whole genome shotgun sequence genome:
GAATAATACGCGCAGGCTTGGGTGTTAAATTCAACACGATAGTAATATCCGTAGCACGTGAAAACAATACGAGCGTTGAACAATCAGAAGTTCGGGCCGAGAAATCGGGACGTGAGAGCGGTCGAAACCAGGCCGGAATTTCGTTGACGTGTTAAACTTCGTCAATTAGCCAGGGTCGTTAACTACGAAGCTTCACTTCCGTCTTTCCATTTGTTTGGTACTCGACCTGGAAGCGCATTGTTCATGCGTGTTATGACACTGTTTCATAATCGTATCGAGCTGTGAAATTGTCCGCTTGGTAGGCATTTGATACAGCGTAACAATCGAATATTCAAAGATACGATCTGCAAACTAAGAGATTCAACGTTTGAACTTGAATCTCGATCGAACTTCGTCTACTATCCTCGCATTATTTCGCGATTATCTTTACCAAGATCGAAGCGTcattctgaaaaatatttctcaagtGAAAACCAAAGTTGTCAACAACTCTGAAGCGTTTAAACCTCTTCTTCCAGATTTGAATCTCGGTGACCCAAAAATACGCGACAAAGTAGGCCGCGCGTAGACAGAGGTCCAGCCGACGAAAACATTCGCGGGGAAGTAAAAATAGAGTTTCGGTGAAGTTTTAATTTGGTCCTCGTGAAACGTTGGGAATCGTTTCTCCGTGGCGCCGACGGCACAGCTGCTCCCGCCACGAATGTGGAGCAACGCGCGCGCCTTTCAGTTTAGCCAATTGACGGAACGACGTCTACTCTCGCAGACGCGTGGCATCAAGCTGAGCAGCTTCAAACTCGAGCCCTTTCTAGTGTCTCAGCTTCGTTAAACGACGCGTACACCGGGTGAATGACTTTTGGTGTGCATACGAGACGTCTCGTTACATCATCCACGGATTCCCGACACGTGCTCATACTATTTACCTGTCTAATAACAACCACTACACATGCGTCTAGGCAACTCTGCAGAACGTCGTCTTTCTCCACTCTTTAGTTTTAATAACCGTTCGTTGAACCGATGTTGCGATAAGGAAGTTGtaagatttaaaattttaattatagagAAGAGGGCGATTGGACTACCAAACGAGAACGTAAAATGCGTTCAGAAGCTATCGAAAATTTCTTGAGTTCTCTTAGTTCTTATTTCATGGTTTCTCTCGGATTAAAGAGAATCTAGATATGCAGATTCCTACCTGGAGGCAGGATCGCATCGTAGAAGGTGGAGAAATTTAGAAACCTCCCTGTAGGGGGTGTGGAGCAAAAGTTGGATAAAGACCGTTGGGGAaattttatctctggattgcATCGAACGGATAACGAAAGTTCGCCGACGCAGCCTGTGAGATCTTCCGTTTCGATTCTCATTCGCGTAATGAGACTTTTAATTACGAAGAGCTGAATACAGAAGTAAGGGCTAAAGAGATTACCTTACCTGGTTGCAGGTAAACGGAAATGGCGTCCTCTCTTTCGCAAGGGCCATGCAAAGGTTTTTCAATATCGCATTCCCGCTCGACGATCCGGTTATCGCGCCTCTCTATACACACGTTGACACTAGCGGTTCTGGAAGAGTGTATTATGGCGAAACGGACGCACCGACAGTCCTTGCCAGAGCCGGAGGAATGGTTCGGAGCGCTTTCGCGGATGCCGCAGATTTCGTACCGACTCATGTTTTCCTCGCCACATGGCTGGCCGTTGGATACTATAACGGAAAGAGCGACAAGGTGAGTGGAAGTGAGTCGACTTGCTAAGAATAAAGGCAAATTTTCTCACGTGCAAGATACACCGCTGAATAAACGAGGCGAAACCGATCGCTATCTTACGTTTTTTCTGATTTAATTCGATTCCTCTTAGGTGAACACGTACCAGGTAGCTATCTCGTCGAATGGTACGCATTCTTACGTGGAACTATTGTATCCGGAGAATGGTGTACAGTGGATTCAAGGTGAGTCGCACCCGAATGGTTTGCCTGACGCGAAGGCACAAGCAGGATTAATGAGCGAAGGAAGAATGTACACGTTGAAGGGTTCCGGGACGGATCAGATTCAGAATGTCGACAAGTGAGTCACTGGATGCCTGTTTAAAGTACGATTTATCTTGTCTTTGACCGAGAAAGTAATCCTCGTCGTCCTTCAGATGGTCGAACGTGAACAGACCTGGACAATGGCTGTTCCAAGTAGGACCGATCTCCGACGACAGCGACGTGAAAGTTCCCGACAATATCGAAGGTAAATTTTCTATCGACTATCGATCCTTAGCTTAGATTGTTGCAACttttcgttcgatcgtttTTCTTCGGACTGTACCATGTGTTTCCTTATTGCTTTATCGATCAGATAGCAGCGCATCGAATCAGGTACCAAATTGTAGAATAGGAGCAACGACTTGCCACAGCAGGGCGACGTGTGTCGACTACGAGGTGGGCTTCTGCTGCCACTGCAAGCAAGGATTCTTCGGCAATGGGAAATCCTGCCTGCCAAACGGTGAGAATCGTCGTTTCACGGTTCCACTTCGTCGTAAAGCCAGCAACCCCCTCAATTATACGCGAGTCACGTTCCTTTGATGTAGCCACGCTACATAAAAATTCGCTTTCAAGAGGTGCCCGTACTTTTAACCGACTCTTCCCTTTTCGACAACGACAAGTGTCGCGAAACGAACGCCGACAACAGACGATTCCGGTCGCGTTCTCTCTGATCTATTCATAGATCACGGCGACTGACTACGCGGCTCTTTCGATGACCTCGTAAAACAGCGGATTCTCGGAACTAGGCCCTTTGAATAGCAAGATTCCGTAACCGACCACCGTGGTTTACGACGAGTACGAGCTAATTTCAGTTAATAGCtaagaaaatttaaaggaTTGTACAAATTTGTAGATATTCCACTGCGTGTAAACGGCCGAGTTGCCGGCACGATCAACGACGTGGAGTTCCCTGCTAGAGATCTTCAGTGCTACGTGCAACCGAAAGATGGAAGAACGTACACGGCTCTATCGAGAGTACCCGAGGAAATTGGCGCCAGTTTTCAATTGTTGGGTAATCTGGGCAGTGTGATCGGTTGGCTGTTCGCTAAACCGATCGGCGAGACGAAAAATGGATACGAGCTTACAGGTACTTTCCGACGATGTTACAGTGTACTGCTGACAAGCTTCACGAACAAAATACCAGTCTAACTTCACAGAGTGAAAGAAGCATCGTCTCGTCACACTGGTTGGTAGATTGTTTCTACAAATTGTATGGCCTGACAAATGACTTCTTGTCAGCAGAGCACTATACAATTATTCTACGTCGCTTCTCCTAGCTTTATTCCGTTTTATTATTCCCTTTCCCTCTTATTTCCTAACAAAACCAAAGACTCAAGACGAAACCATTGTTAACAACGGTTAACGTAGAGAAACGATCGATTCAGGGGGCATGTTCAATCATACGACGGTGCTGACGTATCCGTCAACGGGCGACAAACTAACGATACGAAGCAATTACCTCGGGTTGGACGTGTTCGGTCAGCTGAAAGTGGAGGCAATGATCGAAGGTACGTTGCCGCAGTTGGCGAGAGACACCAAGGTCGATTACGGTGACTACGAAGAACTTTATACGAGAGCGCAGGCCGGCGTGATCCGCGCGCAGAGCGAGAGAACTTGCAAACTGAACGAAGGTGGGGAAGAGCGGGAACTCGCTTTTATCCAAGACGAAACTATCGTTTATAACGAGTGTCCGTATCTGAACGTCGAACCCGAGGACGACACGACCAGATTGAAGTTCTACAGAGGTGTCACTACTTACGAGGCAACCGAGGGAATTATACGTTTCGCGGTGAATACAAAAGTGGCGCCCCTCGAAGAAGAAGATCCCTGTATCCAGGGAAGAGAGACCTGCAGCGACCATAGCTTCTGCGTCGTCGACGGCGATAGCTTTAAGTGTGTCTGCAGTCCTGGGTAAGAAGTTTCACTTTGATTTACGCGTGTATTCTCCGAAGATCGCGTATAAGATTTAGGAGAACGTCAAAGGGATATCTTCTTCTCGTTCTTACGGTAGTACGGTTAGATATGTTGAAAAATCGGGAAGgattttatttcgttcgtaGATAAATCACCACGGTGATACTCTTCTCGCGGAAACGTgcaattttctctttttctttatcaGCTACCAGTATTTGTACGAAGAGGACGGGAGCGCAGTTTGCGTGGATGTGAACGAATGTACCGCCGGAAATCACATGTGCTCTCCCGACGCGCAGTGCATTAATCAAGAAGGCAGCCACACGTGTCAGTGCAGGCCCGGATTCTCCGGTGATGGTCGAATCTGCGAAAGTGAGTTACCAACGAACGGATATTACCGTAGTCTGATAACTCGCCTAGCTACTAGTTCAACTGGAAAATCGATATTTTCGAGGCTCTCCGCGGTAAGACTCTGTTTTACGAATTGTCAGTAAGTAGCGTACCTTTTGTCGAAAATACAGGTCTTCCTTCTTGCGAGGAGACAAGATGCGAGAATTACGAGCAATGCGTGATGATCGAAGGTGCGCCTAACTGCATCTGTTTGCCTGGATTCGAGGATACCGAACAGGGTTGCTATCCTACGTCGCAACGTGGTAAGAACGCTCATCGTCTGATTTTCTACATGAGAAATAGTTGGGTTGCTACTATACGACGAGTTGTTGCAGCTTCCTGCGATGTCGAGGATAACTGCTCGTCCAATGGTATCTGCAATTTCGACACCGAGAGGCAGAAGCACGTTTGCATCTGCTTACCAGGCTTCGTTGGTAAGGATTTACTACACGATAACGCAAAGAAACATTCTGTAAATCGATTTAATCGTGCgatttaaatttgaaatatttcgcgTATTACAGAGGATATCGAATTAGTCCGAAATATCGTGGTACTTTGCAAAAGTAATTGAATCCACCTGctaatacaaatttcaatatcttcaAACGCAACTACCAAGCAGCTAATTCCATTGTAGCTAGTCAGAAACTTGAGAGACGATGACAAAATTGAATTACTACGGAATCGCAATGGTTTCGGGCGATTCGTACGAAATCGTGCAATTTCCTCTTGTTCCACTATGCGATGATTTGCAAACGAATCTCGCGATAACCTTCCGTGTCAACGATCGCTATCGTTTCCAGGCGATGGCTACACGTGTTATCCGGAAGCAGAGCCAACCGCAGTGGACGAACCGCCGAAACCGCAGTGTGTGGAGGAGATGTGCTGGTGTCCAAGGGGCTGGGAATATCGGAATAACGAATGTATGTCGCAGGAAGGGTCTGGGAGGTCTACTGACGTCTCTCCCGATCGGGACTGTAAGTACAACAAAGGGACGTTCGTACAAATGCATTCTTCGACCGCAGTGTCGCTCGAATTCGTTTGGTTTATTAATCTTGGGCTTTGAGAATTTTAAACAGTGAAATTGCACGACAAAGTATTTATATTACGAATTTGAGGATTTAAGTAAATCGTAATGAGAGTTTCAGTCTTATGCTGAAGGGAATACACGGaaatactaaatttaattataaatttaaaatagatagaaattttaatctttcgAGGAAGAAGATTATAGaagtattaaatttaattacaaatttaatcCTCAAGCGGATTGACACGTATCGATGCATGACAACTAATCGCACGTAGAACATGATTCGATGCGGAGCCGTGATAGCACAAAATACGAAATGATTATAATTATCCCGTGTGATTTGCGATGATTACTAACCAGCAGCGACGAACGGTTTGCATCGTGCTTTCTAGTATCGGCACACCCAGTCCCGGAATGCTACGAAGACCACTGCGTATGTCCTTGGAGTCACAGTTACGACCATTCAAGGGAAATTTGCGTGCCTCGGCCCGGATTCAACCACGAAACGATGGGTCCATCTGGATTTCACTGTACGATGATACTCAGCTTGGCTTCAGCTAATTTTGCCTATTAACAAAATCTTTCGCACGAGCTACACGCTTTCTGCACACGTCGATTAAATTCCTTTCGTTCACTATCTAATCTATTTACCAACAGATTTACTGTCCTATTGACAATTTTGAAATACTAGTGTATAAAACGATATGGTTTAGCTCGACGATTAATATCACGCGAGCAATATGACGGTCAACCTGTTACAAAACATTTGGCACGTCTCCACGAAGGCGTAAACGCTTTCAAACACGATCGATGCGATCGACTCACAAAAACCCGTCACGAAACGCTCGGACGTGGATAGTCGAAGCAATTACGGATCATCGGGTAGAGCATTATCGTAATTGCACACGCTTGTGTCCAGTGTCGTGCAACGTGGTGAACAGGTGTCACCCCTACGCTCAATGTATCTACATGGCTACCACCGGAGACTACGAGTGTCGCTGCAATCCCGGTTACGAGGGCGATGGTATGGAGTGTGCAAAAACAGGTACGTTAACTTGCATCTTGTTCTTCCTTCGTTCCCACGAAATATCACCGTTCACATTCGAGGGAAAATACCATGGCGTTGTTATTTGTCGAGTGAATGAAAAGTGTTGTTCTGGCACAGAGGTGTCCTGTTTGGAGGTGGACATTTGCGACCCGAACGCGTCTTGCCAGCAGGAGGAGTCCTTAGCCAAGTGTGTGTGCAATCCAGGATTCGAAGGGGACGGAACTACGTGCAGTGCTATCGGTCATATCACCttccatattttttttttctatttttttcaattcCTCTATCGTACATTTTTACTCGTAAAATGTCTGTCTTAAAATTACGAATTCTCTTGTACTTGCTTCTATTCAGTCTGTGTTCGCGAAAGCCGAGAAACGTCACGCTTTGACACTTCCACAGTTGCATGATCACACACGATAAAATCAATTGTAAAAACATTCCTGAAACGAATCACGATCGATTGTCAAAATTCGTTTGCTTGAACGATCGTTTCTGATGCAGACGAATGCAGCAGCACCACTGATTGCCTGGAGAACGAACGATGCTCGTACAATCCGGCAAACTCGCGGTACGAGTGCACGTGTAATCCAGGATTCAGTATGGTTGATGGTCGCTGCGTGGTATCCGACTGCTCAACGAATCCGTCTCAGTGCCACGTAAACGCGCAGTGCGTATCCACCGGCGAAGGTGGCTACAAGTGCGTCTGCATCGAGGGATACAACGGTGACGGAGTCCGTCAATGCGTCGAGAACCACATTGGCTGCAACGTGCTGAATAATTGCGGCAGGAACGCGGTCTGTGGCTACAATCAAACCTCCGCGAATTTCGCCTGCGTTTGCCAGCCGGTATGTTTATTGAATCCGCAAATTCGTCCTGAATTATGGGTTTCTAGGTGAAATTGGTGAGATGAGATATTGATGGAGTTGCTGGTAATTCGATAGAGCAGTTGAAAGTGGTATAAGAACGCTGCCGATCAGTTAACTTTGGACTCGGTTCGAGCGGGAACAGTAGTAGTGGACTAAGCGTAGCCAGACATAGCACCATTAGCAGTCTCGTAAGATTTACAAAGTAGAGAAAGAATGTAACTGATCGGACAACTTTGAAAGTGCTCCAGAACGAAATAGTAGAAACGAACGGTCGGTAGTCAGACATGGTGCTGTTGACAACTTTATAGGATATTTCCAAATGTGTAAGAAAGTTATTGGCGAAATGTAAACGCGAGATTATACGAGTCGTGACAGTAGAAACAAAACGTGGATAGTCAGGACAATCAGACACGACTATTCTTTGTTCTCTAACGCACTACATAAAGCTACAACTAATTCATTCGATAGAAATGTCGTTGTCTAACGAATTGTGACTACTTGCAGGGCTATTATGGCGACGGTTTCACGTGTTTACCCCAGTCATCCTGCAGACACGAACCAACGATCTGTTCGCCAGACGCTACGTGTGTGGCCGCCGGAGAAAATCAGTTTGCTTGCGTATGCAACGAAGGTTTCGCCGGAGATGGGACCAACTGCGAGCAAAGACCAAAACACGAAGCAAACTTCCTGCTGGTGAATCAAGGAATGGCTACGTTGAGGATTCCGTTCGCGCCGACGCACGAAGATCTCGGTAGCCCGATTTACATAGCGTACACACAGATGGCTATCGCGATCGACATCGATTGCATGAACGGGAAAGCCTACTCGAGCGACATCACCGGTAAATGTCAATATTCTTGAAACTTTACGTCGCCGGGATTACGGAGGAAATTTCTGACGAAAATATCACCAGCGAAGAAGCTCTGTCTAGACGAGATTTATTTTCCAGGTAATCGAATAATCGAGTTAACGTACAACGGATCGATGGCTGAGACGTTCTTGCCGAAAGTTAGCAGCCCCGAGGGACTGGCGGTCGATTGGATCtcgagaaatattttctgGACCGACTCGGGCAAAACGACCGTCGAGGTAGCCAATCTCGAGACGAAGAAGCGGAAGGTGCTCGTTTCAGACGGACTGGTCAATCCTAGAGGAATAGCTGTACACCCGTATCGCGGGTGAGTATTGTTTTTTCGAATTTGATCATCCATTCGCTAGCCAGTAAATTGAACGCAAAGCGTCTGTTGCctggaaattaattataatttaacgGTATTGGGTTAAGGAGAAAATGTAAAAGCTTGTAACACGAAATGAGGAAATTTGATCGTTTGCAGGAAGATATTTTGGTCGGATTGGAACCGTGCGTCGCCGAAATTGGAGTGGGCCAACGAGGATGGAACCGGTCGTGCAATCTTCCTTCAAGGGGATTATGTGAAGTTACCGAATTCATTAAGTATCGATTGGGCGATGGATGAGCTGTGCTGGGCGGACGCCGGAACGTTTACGATAAGTAAGGACAGATGTTCCCATGAAATTTTCTCTGCTAACAGACACGCCACGATCGTCGTCTCGTAATTCGATAATTTCACTCcgtgctttttttttataatcgTTCGCAGGCTGCATGGAAATCGATAGCAGGAATATCAACGTGATCGCCAACGAGCTCACCTATCCGTTCGGTCTCGCGATTTCCCAGCAGAAATATTATTGGACCGATTGGAAGACGTAAGTTGTCGATAAAACAGCACTTCGTTATCTCGTATTGTACTCGGCCTAAACAAAAAGATACTCGACATAAATTGAATATTCGAGCGATATCGTAGTTAAAACGCTTTCAGCGTTATCGAACAGCCAGTAAAATATCTTTCGAGATAGTAAAGCTTAAGCGTGAATCATAACGAGCTAGGAAAATCGAGTAGAGTACCATGCAAGTTCGGAGATATTTCAATCATCCATTATTTACCGTCGTAGTCACAAAATCGAAGTTGCCATGAAGAGCACCGGGGACAGGAAGCCGCCCATATCGGTACCACCAGGGGGAAGCGGTAAATTATACGGAATAGTCGTCGTTCCTGAGTCGTGCCCGAGAGGTAAATCAAGTTTTATGTCATCGTTCCTCTCCTGTTCTCCGTCAAACTGATCACCctcttaaaaatatattaaacggATCGAATACCATAATTCCGTATTATTGTTCGTACCGTAACGATAATTGGATTAATCATCGTCGTAAATTATCGTTTGTCTGTTCACGACAGTGACCAACGCCTGTCAGTTCGAAAACGGAAGGTGTAACAAGGATCAGCTATGTCTGCCGAATGGTCAAAGCGGTAGAACGTGTGCGTGTGCGGACGACGCGACAGGACCATGCACTGACACGCAGTAATGTTTGTAATTGGTCGTGGAAGATTCGGAAGACATCGCAAGGCTCGGTCAGCCGATCAAAACGAAAGAATGTTTGTTATTTGACCGCTGGGGTGGCGTCGGACCACTCTTTAGATTACgtgtaaattataatattctacTTTGTATGATTAGTTTTTATCGTCCACGTATTCGAGTAACACAATCTTTTGTATCTAAAATACGGAGTCCGCAGCGTGAAGCTGGCTGTATGGTGCTGCGACTCGGTGACacgttatttaataaaagtaaaataataaaataagggATACACCCTGTCTACCATATTTTTATGCGATACCTTGTTACTACGGcgagtatatattttatatacctCTGTTATCCTTTTATATCGTAATCAGTGAAAAGTTGTACAAGTTCTTGCATGTAAAGTGTCTTCATCCATGCACGAAGTGGGAACTTCGTTCGAACAGACAGGCAACTACGTTAaagcaaaagaagaagaagaggcaGAAGAGATTAATTTCCTAAACGATTAAGAGTACCGAGGCGACGCTCTGTCGACGTACTAGTAACagagaaaaaagtaaaattgcTCTCGCTATCTGAAGCTACCGAAGCTTTGATTCGGCTTTTGAACGCCATTCTATACCGAACCGAAACCTCCGCGTAGTAATCCACTACGAAGGCAAGCCCGTGAACAGGAAGCCAATTACTGTGTTCATTACCGACGTAACAGCCGGCCATTTCATTTTCTCGTCGCTATATAACGTTAATAAGCAACTACTTACAGGCCTAATAAGAATAACACGGCTGGAAGTCGCGGTATAAAAACGAATCTCCGCTTACCTACGATCAATTACCTTTCTTCGTGAGGCTCAAGTCTAAAAGTAGAAGCACCACGAGAAAGAAGATAAAGTAGCAAAAGGAGAGGTTGATTGAAAAGTGGCATCGGCATCTGTATCGCAAAGAGGATTTATCGACGAATAATCCGGATAAGACAATTAAATTTTCCTTACCGCAATCTCTTTGAATGTGTTTAATTGGCTGACCGCAAAATCGACAAAGAGTCGTTGCGGTCCAACGACGATGCAATGGGTGCTGAAGCGAAGAGGAGCGACGGCAAGCAAGAGAAAGCGACAAAGGGCATCAAACTTAGCTCACCACCACAACCGTAGAGAGACAAGAATCTCCTAGTAATGCGTCTCCAAGGAGTTTTCTCGTATTTCCACTGTTCAGCCGGGAAAGAAATGTATGACGGAAGAGTCCTCCGCCTTCTGTCTCACCGAGAAATTACGCGGCTTTTTCATCGATCGACTCCAACTCTTCTGGTCGAGATAAAGCGCGCGTATCTTGCTTGCCATTGTGAACATTTCCTGACATTGACGTCGCCGTTGTTTGTTGTAAAACAACACAAATATTTAACTGCGAGGTAAACAAGTTCATGGGAGAAGTTATTTGTAACGCAAACACGTAACGGAAGCCAATATCGAGAAACATGGTGGATATTGTTTTCTTATGAATATCGATGCGAGCTTCCCCCTGCTTCCCATTGGGAATAGCAAAAGTCTGTTATTTACACAGGCGATTTCTCCACCCAAACCTCCAGCATCGGTTGGTTTCAATTACCGAAACCATGATCAAAGGTTTCACTACGAATCAGTGACCGGCGATTGAGCGATCGCTTAATTTACCATAAAGCGAACTTGTACAACGTTTACGGCTGCATTTACAGAAGCATCGAACAGGGCATCGTTCATAACACGTTGGCAATGCTCCCTTTTTGGTCGTTACCTCGGAAACTAAACGCGTTGTCTCGAACGATTGCCTGAATATGAACGTTAAGAACTACTGGGTGGCAGGCAAACGGTAATATCCAAACCAAGCACGGATAATCCAGAGACGAAGATAAATTTACATACGAGAATTTTCTTCGCCGAGTTTTCAATATTTACGGAGGATATGCAAGAAAGCGATCGGATAACCAGTTAGAAAGTTAAGAAAACCTAGTCCGAGAGCGAACAGAAAGAGTTTTCCACGTGTCTGAAGGTTCGCAAACGTTTCGCATGCTTGCTTCGCAGTCCGAACGCAGTTACCTTTCGCCTGATACACCTTGATTCTTCGCAGAGGCTAAAGAAAATCTAGACAGAAGCAGACGAGCGAACAGATCAACGTTAATTCACATGGGGGTTAATGTTGTACGGTTGGAAGATCAAAGTACGTTTGCAACGAAGGTCTCGAGAAAATTGAAGGAGAAGTATCGCGGCGGTCAGTAACGAGTCGAACGATGCGTTTTTCCAGGGAAGAACAAGCGGCGAGCGCTCGCTCAGACCCGCAATTTGCAATTTGCAAAAGAGGCAGCGCTTTTGTCGATCGGAGGCCGGTGAATGGCCACGCGAATTGGAAAACGTCGGTTAGACGTCTGCTAGTGACGGGTGCTCGATCAGCCGGTTGCGCCGTGCCCTTTTGCCGCAGCCGCCGACTTTCCTCTGCCTCGGCTGCTTTCGCTTCACACCACCGCGTttccctccctttctttttaatttcatcgcaCCGAGTGAATTAGTGGCCTGTTCCCCACCGACCGGCCGGCTTCCTTCGTTCGCCGTCGAATAAATGGCTGACCGAGTTCCAGTGAAATCGAGAGTTACTGCATCAACTGTGTTCCCCTGTGTT
Encoded proteins:
- the LOC126867965 gene encoding nidogen isoform X5, with product MSGQRRLRGGKRELIVVVAVSIDSSVKAVRERMTRRARPLSVSRLAVVLALVGALLAPFAAALNKNDLYPYTTPGSSILQSDVNGLLLSAETILKTPIAFYDKIFNSIFVNGNGVLSFARAMQRFFNIAFPLDDPVIAPLYTHVDTSGSGRVYYGETDAPTVLARAGGMVRSAFADAADFVPTHVFLATWLAVGYYNGKSDKVNTYQVAISSNGTHSYVELLYPENGVQWIQGESHPNGLPDAKAQAGLMSEGRMYTLKGSGTDQIQNVDKWSNVNRPGQWLFQVGPISDDSDVKVPDNIEDSSASNQVPNCRIGATTCHSRATCVDYEVGFCCHCKQGFFGNGKSCLPNDIPLRVNGRVAGTINDVEFPARDLQCYVQPKDGRTYTALSRVPEEIGASFQLLGNLGSVIGWLFAKPIGETKNGYELTGGMFNHTTVLTYPSTGDKLTIRSNYLGLDVFGQLKVEAMIEGTLPQLARDTKVDYGDYEELYTRAQAGVIRAQSERTCKLNEGGEERELAFIQDETIVYNECPYLNVEPEDDTTRLKFYRGVTTYEATEGIIRFAVNTKVAPLEEEDPCIQGRETCSDHSFCVVDGDSFKCVCSPGYQYLYEEDGSAVCVDVNECTAGNHMCSPDAQCINQEGSHTCQCRPGFSGDGRICESLPSCEETRCENYEQCVMIEGAPNCICLPGFEDTEQGCYPTSQRASCDVEDNCSSNGICNFDTERQKHVCICLPGFVGDGYTCYPEAEPTAVDEPPKPQCVEEMCWCPRGWEYRNNECMSQEGSGRSTDVSPDRDYECSSTTDCLENERCSYNPANSRYECTCNPGFSMVDGRCVVSDCSTNPSQCHVNAQCVSTGEGGYKCVCIEGYNGDGVRQCVENHIGCNVLNNCGRNAVCGYNQTSANFACVCQPGYYGDGFTCLPQSSCRHEPTICSPDATCVAAGENQFACVCNEGFAGDGTNCEQRPKHEANFLLVNQGMATLRIPFAPTHEDLGSPIYIAYTQMAIAIDIDCMNGKAYSSDITGNRIIELTYNGSMAETFLPKVSSPEGLAVDWISRNIFWTDSGKTTVEVANLETKKRKVLVSDGLVNPRGIAVHPYRGKIFWSDWNRASPKLEWANEDGTGRAIFLQGDYVKLPNSLSIDWAMDELCWADAGTFTISCMEIDSRNINVIANELTYPFGLAISQQKYYWTDWKTHKIEVAMKSTGDRKPPISVPPGGSGKLYGIVVVPESCPRVTNACQFENGRCNKDQLCLPNGQSGRTCACADDATGPCTDTQ